The DNA sequence CGTCGATGAAGACATCTTTCCCCACGAATACGTGTGCCTCCAATACGACGTCATTGGCGATCTTTGCCCCTTCCCTTACCACGCAAAACGGACCGATGTAAGCCGAAGGATGCACTTCAGCGCTTTGCGATATCACAGCAGTAGGATGTACCTCGCATTTAGGCGTTCGGGGCCTCTCGAAGAGCGAAAGCAGTTTGGCAAAGGCAATCTTCGGTTCTTCCACCTCAACACCGATCCTGTCAGGCTCGAGCCAGCCAAGGGGCACCACTACGGGTACGTCTTTTACCAGCTTCCTGAAGGCACTTTTTTCCCATAATACACATATGCATTCCGGAGTGACCTCCTCCGGAGAGGCCACCCCTAAAATGAGCCTATCCGGGTCGCCCACGAGGCGACCGCATAAAAAGGATGCAACCTGTGAAAGTCTCCATGCATCATCGAATTTCTTCAACGTTCTTCCCCTTCCCGAACAAAGATCAAAAATTGCCTACCGCTCTAATGCTTACCTCGTCGTCATCTCGCTCGTCTATGTAAAGCTCCAAAGAAAGGTGTTCGGTAAATCGATAGCCTAATGCGGCATTGTTTTCATGTTCGTCGGAATGACGCCACCAGGCGTAAAAGGCCTTAAGGCCTCCTTCAATCCACAGGCGATACCAGGTCTTATCCTCTTCAAGCTCCCTTTCGGCTCCAAGCCAAAAGTTCTTGTAGGGAGACCACCTGAAACCAAGCCTTTCCTCGGTATCGCCATCATCCAATAACATTACTGCCTCTCCATAAAGCTCGATATCCCACGAATGGAGGGGCTGCGCCTTCCGCCCGAAATGCAGTCCGAGCTCGGTAGACTTATCCTCAGTGCCTGCGTAAGCCGCCCCCCAGACGTTAAGGGTATACCTTTTGCTTTCCACGTTCACATTGGCCTTTGCTATCTTAGAGGAAACAAACTGGGATTCAACTTCTATCCTTGCCGTGCCGGAAAGCCGAGTATCTTTGAGCCTTTCGTTCACAACCCGCTCTACGTCTCTCTCATGTTTAGCTGCCCAACCTACGGGGATCCCAATGAAGGGCGACAGGCTTTCAAGCAGCTTTTCTCGCATATCGTACTGCCAAAAGGACGGCAAAGACCTGGAAAATACGTGGGCATCTATCGCCAAGACCAGGTCTTGGCTTGCAGTAAAGGACAGCTCTACGACATAACATTCGTCTTTTTTGCTAACCATAACATGAGGCTCCCACCCTGGAAGGCGGGAGGAGGCTATATTGCGTACTTCCTTTAAAAAGACCTCATCGGCCCAACGTAGCGCTTCGACAGGCACGCCCTGCAAAAGGCTCAAAATCTCTTCTTTCATTCCTGAGGCGTCTAGGCGAAACCACTCATCGCAGGGTGGATAAAGCTTCGGAAATGTAACGTCTGCCTCCCAGCTGTCTGCCTTAACGGGAATAAGCTCTATAAATACATCGTCTTTACCGGCTATACGAAGGGCATTTACCCTGTAACCTTCAAAGATCCTCTCGGATACCATGGCAAGAAGCCTTTCCTGATCCTTTAACTCGTAGGATGGCATCTCATTCATGACAGCGATGATGCTTCCCCTTATGGCATCGGCAAGCCATTCGGGCGGACCTGCAACGACTACGCTGCATTCCGCCCCTTTAGGCCTGCAAAAAACTGCCCATAAAAGCAGAAAAGCTACCCCCCACAGGCGTTTCATGTCGCCCTTTAGAAAAGCTCACCGAACCCGAAGTGCGTATAGGTCTCGTACTCTCCTTCGGCCAGATCTATGCGCAAGTTGCCAAGGGGAGTCCTCACGCGAACGCCTATGCCGTAGGAATCGTGCAGATCCGACAGGTCGAAGCTCGAAGATCGGCTTTCGCCATGACCTACGGTCCTATAAAGGTAATCTATCAAGGGATCGCTATCCCCCCAGGCGTTTCCGGCGTCGTAGAAGAATACCAGCCCAAAGGCCTGCTCGATGGGTATCCTAATCTCGAAGTTGGCCAAAAACATCTCCGTACCGTAAAACTCGTCCTCTTCATAACCGCGAAGGTCCCTGTCTCCGCCCAAGAAATACTGATCCATGAATGGGATCTCGCCGCTTGAAAAGCCGGTCCTCACGCGGGCGGCGAAAATCACAGGGGTATCTTGCGTACCAAGGTCGATATCGAAGATCTCCCCTATCTTGGTTACGGGCGTGTAATATTTGGCTTCAAGCCAGTATTTGGTGAAGTTCCATTCGCTGCCCAGAAAATCCAGGGCCTGTTCTACGTTTAAGCTGACGACATCTCCCTTTGGATAGCTCAGGTACTCATCCAGCGTGGATCGTTGCAATCTGCCACTGATTGAGAAGGTCTTTCCCGACTGCATGTGTTCGTCGAAGTACATCCTTCGGATTTCTTTCTTAATTTCTTCATCAGTCTTGCCCGTATATTTCCCGGTGGTATCTCTCTTGGCAACCTCGACGGCCGCATTATCAAACTCAGTACTCCACTCTATATCTCCATAGGGAATATCCGAATCGTGCCAATCAAGCGTTGCATACCAGCTAAGCCTGGGATCGCGTTTGAACTTCTTGCCAGCCCCTATGGATATGCCTGTCCTGGACTCCTCGTATTCGAATACCGACTCTCCGCCAATATAGTTTTCTATGTCGTCCCACTCCCACTTATAGAGGTTTATCCTCCAGGAGTAGTAATCCGTGTCCATGTAGGGCTCCTCGTAAGTTATCCAATATTGTTCTCTGTCTCCCGTCTCAAATCCGACGGATGCGGTACGTCCCAACCCCTTCCAGTTGGTGTCCTCGTAAGACAGGCCTCCGCTCCATCCGCTGCTTGAGCCATGCCCTATAGACAGGCCAATCCTGCCTGTCCTTTGCTCTTCCACCGAGACAACGATGTTAACTAGGCCGGGGTCCTCCGTTGGCTCAAACCCTACGTTTACCGTCTCGAAGTATCCCAGCTTCTGCAGCTTATTTAGGGAATGCCTAAGGATCTTGGCGTTGAAGTGATCCCCTGGTTTAAGCTTTATCTCGCGCTCTATTACGTAGGTCTTCGTCTTCTCGTTGCCCTGAATTGCGATCTCGCCAACCTTGGGCTCCAGGATCTTGACCGTAATGACGCCATCCTCTATCCGAACGTCCTGCACGCGCATCATGGCGTATCCGTCTTCCTGATATTTGTTTCTGATCCTCTCTAGGTCGTGCCTGAAGAAGACGGAGTTAAAGATGTTGCCAGGCTTCGTAAAGACAAGCTCTTTAAGTTCATCCTCGCTATATACTTCGTTTCCCTCAAACCTTATTTCCTTTACGACAGGGTTTTCCTGCACCACGTAAACTACCCTTGTTCCTCCTTCGACGGGTTCAACTCTTACGTCCACATAGGAAAAAAAGCCGAGGTTGTAAATGGCCTCCACGTCTTTGTCCAGCTGTTCTTTGTCCACCGGCTGATCGACCTTAACTCCGACGACCGATAATATGTAGTTTGCATCGACCTGTTGGTTGCCCTCCACCTTCAGCTCCACTACTTTAGGATAGGACTGGGCAAAGACAAAAGATGAGCTCGATAGCAAAAGAAGTGCACTAATCAATATAAGTCTTACGCAAAACCTCATCCCCAAGATCACTCCTTCAGTTTGAAAACTCCACAGCTGTACCGCTTTGATCGCGTAGGGCCTTTTCCCCTCGCTGAACCAATTTAAGGAAATCTTCCAGCATAGTTTCCTCAAATGATACATCGCGGTGCCCATGCTCGCGTAGGTCCTTTTGCTCATTTTTTATCACATTTGATGAAGATGTGGGCTTGGAGGTCCTGGAAGAAGGACCTTTTATAATTTGCCCTTCGCCCCTCGCTTTACTCAGTTCGTAAGCCCGCGCCACGTTCGTATCGCTTAAGCTCTTCCTCAAAGCCAAGATAAACCGCTCTTCATCGTCTGTTATAAGGCTCATATGAAGTGAACTGCTTTCTCCTTTTGCAATCACGTTTGCCTCGTTTTGCCCATTAAAGCTATCCATGGAAACGGGCAAGGCAACGGCCATCAAAAATATAGCTGCGACAAATAGTGACGACAAAAGCTGCGAAATATTTCGCCGTCTGGGAGTACTGCCCGACACGGCAAGGGACAGGATTTCATCCTTGGCGATGCGCATCTCGGCCTCGGCACACTCAAGCTCCACGATGACATCCCTTGGATTTCCGCGCCTCCATGCCTCTAAGCTCCTATCTATCCATCGCCTTATTCTCAAAAGACGCCTTTCCATGAAGGCCCCCTCCTGGATTTATGCCTTTAATTAGGTTACCCCAAAGACCTTCTTCAGCTTCGCTATGGCTTTCCTTCTAATTCTGTAGATGTAGCTGATGTCCACCCCTTTCCTTCGAGCCAGCTCCTTGACGGTCAAACCCTTTATATGGATCGCCGTTATGATCTCGGCTTCGCTGGCGGTTAAAGACCCCATTGCCTCTTCAAGGTCTACAAGCCAGTCTTCATCGTAAAACAGTTCGCGCCGATGAAATGTCTCGTCTATTTCGACCGGCTCGGGCGCCTTGGCCTCGGACCTTTCCAGGAAATTGATCATATGACCCTTGACGCGATAATACGCATAGGTGATGAACTTAACCCCTCGCGTCGAATCGTACCTGTCAACGGCCTCTATGAGGGCTACCATGCCCTCCTGTATCAGGTCCTGATAGGAAGAGGGAGACACGTGCAACTTACTCGCAAGCCAAAACACCATTGGCCTATAAGAAATTATCACCTCTTCGCGCGCTTTTTCGTCACCCGATTTCACCTTTTCCCATAAATCTTTTTCAGGAAAGCCGTCCTTAAAAGCGGAGTCGAGGCGCATTTCACCGTCTCCTTCGTCTGATCGGTTTTGCTATATCAACACGGGAAGATTGGGCACCAGGCCCTCATCGTCGACCAGCAAATGCAAGGTATCGTTGGCAAAGGCGAGCATCACCCTGTCGCTTCCCAGTTCCATCGATGTCAAGCTGCAGTTATCTATGCGAATCCTCCAAGATGCCGAGATATCCATCGCAAAAAGTCCCGCCAGGGCAGCCCTTATAGACCCGCCGTGGGCGACGACCAGGATGTTTTCGCCTGCATCGTTTAAGATTTTCTTCATCCCGCAGGTAACGCGTTCTACAACTTCGGTAAAACTTTCCCCCTTGGGGATCTTGACCTTTTCGGGATTTCTCCTCCA is a window from the Acetomicrobium flavidum genome containing:
- a CDS encoding BamA/OMP85 family outer membrane protein, with the protein product MRFCVRLILISALLLLSSSSFVFAQSYPKVVELKVEGNQQVDANYILSVVGVKVDQPVDKEQLDKDVEAIYNLGFFSYVDVRVEPVEGGTRVVYVVQENPVVKEIRFEGNEVYSEDELKELVFTKPGNIFNSVFFRHDLERIRNKYQEDGYAMMRVQDVRIEDGVITVKILEPKVGEIAIQGNEKTKTYVIEREIKLKPGDHFNAKILRHSLNKLQKLGYFETVNVGFEPTEDPGLVNIVVSVEEQRTGRIGLSIGHGSSSGWSGGLSYEDTNWKGLGRTASVGFETGDREQYWITYEEPYMDTDYYSWRINLYKWEWDDIENYIGGESVFEYEESRTGISIGAGKKFKRDPRLSWYATLDWHDSDIPYGDIEWSTEFDNAAVEVAKRDTTGKYTGKTDEEIKKEIRRMYFDEHMQSGKTFSISGRLQRSTLDEYLSYPKGDVVSLNVEQALDFLGSEWNFTKYWLEAKYYTPVTKIGEIFDIDLGTQDTPVIFAARVRTGFSSGEIPFMDQYFLGGDRDLRGYEEDEFYGTEMFLANFEIRIPIEQAFGLVFFYDAGNAWGDSDPLIDYLYRTVGHGESRSSSFDLSDLHDSYGIGVRVRTPLGNLRIDLAEGEYETYTHFGFGELF
- a CDS encoding sigma-70 family RNA polymerase sigma factor, whose amino-acid sequence is MRLDSAFKDGFPEKDLWEKVKSGDEKAREEVIISYRPMVFWLASKLHVSPSSYQDLIQEGMVALIEAVDRYDSTRGVKFITYAYYRVKGHMINFLERSEAKAPEPVEIDETFHRRELFYDEDWLVDLEEAMGSLTASEAEIITAIHIKGLTVKELARRKGVDISYIYRIRRKAIAKLKKVFGVT
- the cobC gene encoding alpha-ribazole phosphatase; protein product: MRRIFLLRHGKTEWNGQFRYQGKSDVPLNEEGRLQAQRAALRLTSLDIDAIYASPLSRAKETAHIVSRTLGVPIKGFYEELCEMNFGAWEGLTAPDIERSYAESFRLWRRNPEKVKIPKGESFTEVVERVTCGMKKILNDAGENILVVAHGGSIRAALAGLFAMDISASWRIRIDNCSLTSMELGSDRVMLAFANDTLHLLVDDEGLVPNLPVLI